GAATTAGCAATTGTTGAATAGACATCGTTTTAGAGATTATGTTTAGTTACAAGGTATAAGAAAGTCACTTTAAAATTATGAGGAATTGTTATGAATAAAATGATACTTATTTTTATCATTTTAATGCTTTTCTTTTGCTCTATCTCATACTGCCAAAACAAGGTCAAAAATCCCTGCGAAAGTTCAGCCAAACACAGGCAATTAGATTTTTGGGTTGGAGAATGGGATGTGTATAATCAGAAAAATAAGAAGGTAGGTACGAACAGTATCAAAAAAATCCAGGGTGGTTGCGCAATTCAGGAAAACTGGACAGGAAGTTCCGGATCAACAGGGACAAGCCTGAATTTGTATGAACCGGCTTCAGGCAAATGGGAACAACTATGGGTAGCGGCATCCGGATACATTATTTGGTATCGTGGTGAATTTAAAGACGGCGCCATGCGGTTGACTGAGGGTGAGAATATCCTGATGGATGGCAGCAAAGAAAAATCACGCATGACCTTAACTCCGACGACAGAAGGCAATGTGATCCAATTAATCGAACAATCCAAAGACGATGGAGAAACATGGTACGTCTGGTTTAAGGGTACTTATGTTCCGGCGACTAATAATTGAATCTGTTGATTTAATAGTAGCAAGGGATTTCAAGTCTATTTGTAAACTCATTTCGGAACGGGTTGATTGAAATTAAAAATGTCGATAGTTGTCATCCTGGAAGCTGCGTCCTGCGTCCTGAGCGAAGTCGAAGGGAAACTTGTTAAAAAACAGCTACTTACATAGGACTGAATAGGTACCTCCCCAACAACATAAATTGGGTATTTTATTGAAATTTTAGAAATTATTATTTGGAGCATGAACATGAAATCATTCAAACTTACTGCAGTGTTCATTTTGATATTCTTGACCGTACTATCGAGTCTTTCCTTCGGACAGAAGTTGGATCAAGCAAAGTTAAATGCCTTAGCTAAAAAGTACGGTGTCCAATCATTTGATTTGCTTCATGAATTCTTAAGTATTCCCAATGATGCCCACTTTGCCGATCATATTCAAAAAAATGTGCAATGGGTAGAAGCGGCGTTCCAAAAGAGAAATTTCGAAATCTCTGTTCTGCCAACTGGCGGCCCACCACTCTTGTTGGCCGAACGCCGAGTGGATGACAATAGCAAAACAGTCCTCATTTATTTGCAGATAGATGGACAGCCGGTAGACTCAAGTAAATGGTACCAGGAGAGTCCATACAAGCCCGTCCTCAAAGAGAAACAAGGGACGGAATGGCGGGAGATTTCCTGGCAGAAATTAAAAGGAGAAATCAATCCCGATTGGCGCGTGTTCGCCAGATCTGCTTCCGATGCCAAGGGTCCGGTTGTGGCGTTTTTGACAGCTCTCGACGCATTTGACGGCGAGGCGTTAATGCAGGTGTACAACATCAAAGTCATTATGGATTTTGAGGAAGAACAGGGTTCGCCGCATCTGCCGCCAGCTGTTGAACAACATAAAGCGAAACTCGCCGCCGATATGTTGATTATATTCGATGGGCCCCGGCATTTAACAAACAGGCCCACGCTTACATTTGGTGCCCGGGGAATTGCAACCATTACCTTGATTGTTTTTGGTCCAAGGGTACCGCAACACAGTGGGCATTACGGCAACTTTGTACCCAATCCGGCTATTCGTCTGGCGCAACTGCTGGGTTCCATGGAAGATGATGTCGGTCGTGTGGTTATACCCGGATTTTATGACGGCATAGAGTTAGACGAAAAGACTCGTGCAATTCTTGCCCGGGTGCCGGATGATGAAACGGATATCAAACGGAAGTTGGGTATTGCCACAACAGACCAGGTGGCGTCTACTTACCAGGAATCGCTGCAATATCCCTCGCTCAATATTCGGGGCATGGCTTCGGGATGGATTGGCGATAAAGTCCGGACCATCATTCCCGGCACAGCAACCGCAGAAATCGATGTGCGGCTAGTACCCGAAACCAAGGCGGAACGACTCATCGATCTCATCAAAAAGCATGTCCGGTCACGTGGCTACTATCTTATCGGTAACCGGGAACCGACCGAAGAAGAACGTATGCAACACGGAAAAATTGCGTCATTTGTTTCTAATATTTCCTATGGCGCTTTTCAAACGCCCTTTGATTCGGAAGTCGGGATTTGGCTAAATAAAGCGATGGTTCGTGCTTTTGGGCAGGAACCGGTACGGCATCGTACCAGTGGCGGATCTATTCCCATATCGCCTTTTGTCGTGACGTTGGGCGTACCTGCTGTTACCGTGCCGATTGTGAATCGGGATAATAATCAACACAGTCCAAACGAAAACCTGCGTATCGGTAACTACATTGAAGGCATAAAGACTTTCCTGGCCATTCTGACAGAGCCGTTTGAGATTTGAGACGTTAGTTGCAAAGTTGCAAAGGCACAAAGGCACAAAGGCACAAGGCATATGGCCACAGACATACACAGACTAATAAACATACCAATATTCAAAAAGATTTCCGAACATTTATATTGATTTTATCTATTTTAGAGTTGACAAATGTAGTTGCATATGCTATCATTATTTCATGGTCGTAACTATTGATACAAATGTTATTTTCTCCGCGTTCTATAGTAAAAAAGGTGCATCTTATTTCATATTAAGATTGGTTTTGGAAGAAAAGATAAAATTGGCTATCTCGATACAAACGTATTTTGAATATTATGATGTTCTCACAAGAAAGAAAAATTTGGCACAATTAAATTTAACGGTTAGTGAGATTGAGGATTTTTTAGATTTGCTGGCCTTGCTTTCTCAGAAACATGAAATATACTTCTTACTGCGTCCGAATTTGCCAGATGAAAAAGATAATATTTTTGTTGAATGTGCTTTTGCCAGCAATAGTGAATATCTGATTACAAGTAATATAAAAGATTTTAAGAAAAGTGAATTAGGTGGATTTAAATATAAACTTGTAACGCCATCAAGATTTTACAAATTATGGAGTGAGCAATATGAGTAATACACAAGTAGTGACTTTGCGTATGCCGAAAGAATTAAAACGTAGGCTTGACCGTGAAGCAAAATATCAAGGAGTTTCTTTAAATCAATTGGCAAATTATCTTGTGAATGTTCAATTGACACATTTGGAATCTGTTTCAATATTAGAATCGAGGATAGAAAACAAATCTATTCGATCCTTGAAACGTAAAGTAAAAAATATTATGGATAAAGTTCCGGAAAGAGAAGTTCCTGGTTGGGATTCAACTGGTTAACTCATGAAATAAAATACACCCCTAAATCCACCTCAAACAAGCTCAGAACATTGCCTCTCAAGAGAGGCCTTGGGGTGAAAAAAGGTTTGAATTTCTCAGCGTAGGTTCGTATTAGGATAGCGGCTTGGGGTATTATTTCAGTAAAAGCAAAAGAGGAGTAAATGTTGTGCTGCAATAAATCGCTTATCTTATTCTGCCTGATTTTATTCTCATTCCAATTTTCTTTTGCCTAAGAAAAAAATCCTACCCATGGCCTTATGGTGGGGAACCGGATGAAAGTCGATACTTTCCAGTGGCAATACGCTATCCTCCTGGAGAAAATTAAAAAGGGTTAGAAGCCATTCAAATATGGACTGAAGCCAAACAATACTATGAAGCTTCAAATATTAAAGCAGGTGTAAATGAAGCCAACAAAAAAATCAAATTATTGCAAACAAACTACCAGTCAGAATGACCAATCCTACAATTTAACAGAGCAACAATAATAATTAAAATTATGGAAGGGAAATAAAATGTCTGAATCACAAAATAAATCATGGACGCACTGGTTCGAAATTCCTGTGACGGATTTCGACAGGGCAAAAAAATTCTACGAGGAAATTTTTTTAATCGATCTCTTTGTGAATGATTTTGGCAGTTTCAAAATGGGAATTTTTCCGCATAAAGACGTAGGTTGTGCCATTATTTTTGGCGAATGGTACAAGCCCAGCAGCGATGGAACTTTGGTGTACCTGGATGCCAACCCTGATTTGCAAGAAACTCTAAATAGAATAGAAAGTGCAGGCGGCAAGATTACACAAGAGAAAAAGCAAATTTCCGAGGAGCATGGCTTTATGGCTGTCTTTATTGACAGTGAAGGAAACAGAATGGCTTTACATTCGATGGCATAAAAAAACACAAACGCCCAAAAAGCATAAAAAGACATAGGGTATATAAGGATTTCAAAGAGTTTAGTGCTTCTAACAAATACCTTGCGCTGATAAGAGAACATAGAAGTCGTAATACTTTTCGGTAAGAACTTAATACGAAGTTGAAAGGATGCCATTGCAAAACGATTTTTAACTTGGAAAATGGCTAGTCAAGCCAATAAGATAACCTACTTAGTAGTAATGGCTCCAGCGACCATTTTGGGCGGCTACATAAGGAATCGCCGAAAGGAAATAAGCAAGAAGGGGTAAAATGCAAAATAATTACCGAATAGAGAGTTTAGTTAATTTAATTAATTAGTGTCATTAGGCGACCGAAAAAGATCTTGCTCGATTAAAGTTTGTAGGCGCTCAATAATCCGAAACAAAACCAACGGGATTTAAGAAAGCAATATATTAACCTGCCGGAGAATTCTGTGGTGTATCGTGCACAAAGCGAATGCCTTGCTGTTTTAACACTTCAATAGGTACTGCAAGTTATTTGTTCGTAAATAATCATCGTTTACGATTCTCTTTCGTTATCGACACTGGTTTTTTGCAGGCCCTCTTTCCCATGCAGCAAAAGGTGCCATCGCGATGGCTGATCGGAATGGCAGGATAGCATTTTTCAGTGCGCACAACAAAGTCTAATTGATCGTGGTAAAATTCCCGGGCGGCGGCGTGATCGATTTATTCCTGACTTAAATGGAGGATAGTGTTTCTTCTCAACACTCAAACAACAAAATCAAACTTCACAGGATCCAACTGTGGTTTTTCTTTATTGCCGTTTTTGTCATAACCACTGGTCTCTTCGGATTTTTTCTGCGCCAGTTCAATTTGCGCTTCCATCTCCATCTTTGTGGCTTGGGCAGCAATGGCTCTATCTGCTCCGGAAGGATTTGCCGGTGCCAGGGCAGCGCTGCGGATCTGCTTCGCTTTTTGGACGGTAGCCTGGGGATCGTTCTTTACCGGCGAGGTGTCAATCTTGACTTCACCACCAACCGCATATCGTTGGCCATCGGGGCCTTTTACATATTGAAAGCTCGCGCCGCCCGTTGCATATTGGCCTGCCACGGCGAGGTGAGCCGCTTCGTGGGCCCTGACTTCCATATCCCGTTGCCTGAGCTTTTGTACTTCTTTTTGCTGCTCGGAATTGGGATTGTTGTTAAGTTTCTGGGTTTCTATCCCACATTTACTGCAAGGATTTATGCTTGAAATTGCCATCGATAAAAAATCTTTTTAATTTGCAAATTTATGAACTCCTTTGGGTTTTCGGCAGCAGGTGATTTTATCTTAAGAATAAATGTTTAATCTGGCCAAGTCATTAACCGCCAAGACGCGAAGGACGCAAAGGATAA
This portion of the candidate division KSB1 bacterium genome encodes:
- a CDS encoding M20/M25/M40 family metallo-hydrolase — its product is MKSFKLTAVFILIFLTVLSSLSFGQKLDQAKLNALAKKYGVQSFDLLHEFLSIPNDAHFADHIQKNVQWVEAAFQKRNFEISVLPTGGPPLLLAERRVDDNSKTVLIYLQIDGQPVDSSKWYQESPYKPVLKEKQGTEWREISWQKLKGEINPDWRVFARSASDAKGPVVAFLTALDAFDGEALMQVYNIKVIMDFEEEQGSPHLPPAVEQHKAKLAADMLIIFDGPRHLTNRPTLTFGARGIATITLIVFGPRVPQHSGHYGNFVPNPAIRLAQLLGSMEDDVGRVVIPGFYDGIELDEKTRAILARVPDDETDIKRKLGIATTDQVASTYQESLQYPSLNIRGMASGWIGDKVRTIIPGTATAEIDVRLVPETKAERLIDLIKKHVRSRGYYLIGNREPTEEERMQHGKIASFVSNISYGAFQTPFDSEVGIWLNKAMVRAFGQEPVRHRTSGGSIPISPFVVTLGVPAVTVPIVNRDNNQHSPNENLRIGNYIEGIKTFLAILTEPFEI
- a CDS encoding putative toxin-antitoxin system toxin component, PIN family, with the protein product MVVTIDTNVIFSAFYSKKGASYFILRLVLEEKIKLAISIQTYFEYYDVLTRKKNLAQLNLTVSEIEDFLDLLALLSQKHEIYFLLRPNLPDEKDNIFVECAFASNSEYLITSNIKDFKKSELGGFKYKLVTPSRFYKLWSEQYE
- a CDS encoding toxin-antitoxin system HicB family antitoxin, giving the protein MSNTQVVTLRMPKELKRRLDREAKYQGVSLNQLANYLVNVQLTHLESVSILESRIENKSIRSLKRKVKNIMDKVPEREVPGWDSTG
- a CDS encoding VOC family protein, whose product is MSESQNKSWTHWFEIPVTDFDRAKKFYEEIFLIDLFVNDFGSFKMGIFPHKDVGCAIIFGEWYKPSSDGTLVYLDANPDLQETLNRIESAGGKITQEKKQISEEHGFMAVFIDSEGNRMALHSMA